The DNA window GGTGTGCAGTTGACGATGGCAATTATTGATATGTAAAGTAGTAGCAAGGGCTAAGCTATGAGCTCGCTCAATGGCGCTACTTAATGAATCGAGTAATAACCGTGCTTGTTCTTTTTTACCCAGCGCGTAGTCGGTATTTACCCATTCACCAACTTGGCTTATAAAATGAGTAAACGCTTTGGTTTGCTCTGTTTTACTTACTAATACGTCATTATTCAGGTTAAACCCACGACAATAAGCGCCATTTACCGCTAACGGCATGTTAATGGGATCAGCCGTACTTTGCTTGCAAGCAAACCAATAGCAATAAGCGTAAACAGCTTGCCAGCAAAGCTGTAAATACAAATGCCGACTAATAAATTGCTTAGGCGCAGTAGGGTACTGCGCCTTACAACGAACTGTTAAAGCGCGCACTAATAATAAGCTCGGTTTAAAAGTTCGTTGCACGGGTTGTTGGCAATATAAAAACTGCGCAAGGGTAATCGGTTTAGCCATACAGCTTTGCCGATACGGGGTTGTTTAAGTTACCAGCAAACTGCAAACTACCTGCCGGATCCGTTAAATCAACCATTTGCTCATTATTACCCAGCTGTAAGCGGTTTAAACAAGAGTGAGCAAACTCATCACTAAAAAAGTCATACTCTTTAAATCGCTCATTTAAAGCAGGATTAGCATGTTGATATGCTTTAACACTTTGCGTAACACACTGCCAAAAGTCATGCTCTGTAATACGCTCTTCTCGCACTAAAATTGCCACTAAGTATCTAAAGAAACAGTCAAATACATCGGTAAATATACTTAATAGCTCAAGTTCTTTAGGCATAGAAACATGAATACGTTCAACCCCTGCAGGCAATACTTCAGTGCTATTAAGTAAGGCAACCTCTTCACCTATGTCTTTCATATATGCGCCCACAGGCACCGAATTTTTAAGCTTTAAAATGAGGTTTTCGCCGTGAGGCATAAACACTAATTTATGCGCGAAAAAACAATGTACTAGCGGAATTAAATAGGCATTAAAGTAGGCACGTAACCACTGCTGCGTGCTCAAACCACTTTGCGCTATCCATTCGCCCACTAAACTTTGGCCATTATTATCTAAGTGTAATAACGCTGCCATAGTGGTCAGTTGTTCATCACTATTTAAATTATGGTTTGGGTTTTCTCGCCATAAGCAGGCAAACATTTTACGATAGGGTGTATCTCCCAGCGCGCTTTGCTCAAACGTATGATGGGCATAACCTAAGGTGGCGTATTCTCTAAGCGCTGTAAAATTAGCGCCTGCGAGTTGTTGATCTTGGCTAACCTTTTCAAATACCCAATCGTTAATGGCAGGAGTCACCGCCATGTAAGCACGCGATAGGCCACGCATAAATCCCATATTTAAAATCGACAACGCCACTTTTAAATACGGCTTATGCGGGTGCGAGCAATTATATAAGGTACGAATTGATTGTTGCGCTTGATATAAATCGTCACCTTCACCTAAATACACTAATCGCTGATTTGCCAACTCATTTGCAAATACCACACTCAATTTGTGTTGGTACTGCCAAGGGTGAGCAGGAATAAGTAAGTAATCATCGGGGTTTAGGTTTTGAGCTTTTAGCGCTTTGTTAAAAGCATCTCGGGAGGTTAAATCTAGCTCATCACTTATATGGCTTGGGTAATCGGCAAAGTATTCACTATGGGCAAAGTCGCATACCGCTTTATGCGCTGCTAACCACAGTACTTTAAACGGTTTGCCTACTTCTGGCGCATAACGTAAAAAGTCAGCTTTACTAAAACCAATGCGGCCATTATTAGCAACAAAGGCAGGGTGACCTTCGCTCATTGCGGCTTCTATTTTTTGCAGCCCTAAATTAGCTAACTGCGCCGCTGTTAAAGTGTTATTTTCACGTTTAAAGCACGCACTGGCTAAAGTAGCATTTAGCTCTTCAAGGTAGGTGGCAAGGCGCTTACCCGTTAAACCTAGCGCAGGCCCTTGCATACTAAAAAAGTGCAACACATCTAGCGGCTGCAGCTCTTCGTTAAGGTTGTAAAAGCATAAGCTTGGCTCGTCTATATCTATATGATTCAGTGCCATAGCACGGCCATTAAAAATAAAGTAACCGCCTTCAACATTCACTTTAAAGCCTTGCTTTGTTGTCTCTGCGGCCAATAAACGCTCGTGCACTAGCTCGGTTAGTGCTTTAGCTTGTAAATGCCGATTTGCCCATTGCCAATGTGGCTGTATCACGTAATCAGTTTGCAAAGGTGCTAACGAATCAGTAAATAGTTGGCTGTGCCTATCAAAGGCTGCTTTATTACAAAAGCCTAAATAAGCGGCTTTTTCGCCTAGTTGAATTTGCTGGGTGTGAACAAATCCCAAACGTTTATTTAAAGTATGAATTTTACTATTAGCAATGTCGGGCTCAACCACAACACGGGCGGCACTGTTTTGAGCAAAAATACTTTGCAGCACGCACTGCATCATTTCAAAACTAAAATGGCGCTTAGGTGCCGTGTTAGGCGCTAATAAAATATGCATACCCACATCATTAGGTTCCACCTCGTACGCCGCTTTCATTAAGCTTTCGTGCTCAGGGCTATAAAGCTCAACTAAAGCCAATAGGTTATTATTTTGCTCGATCACGTATGCCTGATGATGAGGCGTATCAATAATATCTTGATACGCTTTAGTTATTTGTTGCTCGGTTTGCTGCTGCATCCCCCAAAAGTGCGCATACGGTTGCTTAAGCCAATCGCAAACTGTTGGCATATCTGTTTGCTGTAATAACCGCATCGTCACTTTGCCGGTATGCTGTAGGGTGGTTACAAAAGATGAAAAATACATAAAAACTCCAATAAATCTTAAAAACTAAGACGCTGAACGCGCAGTTCGAGCAACAGCCTTAACCCGCCAAAGCAAAATAAAGGCAAGGCTTGCAAAGCCAATGGCAGCAAAGTAAAACACAACCGTTGTTGAAAGATGCTCTACGCTCATACCCACTAGTAACGACGCTAAAATAACCCCGATATTTTGAGCAATGTGCACTTTGGCAAAGTCGCTGCCGTAATGTGCAGGCTCACTTTTAGCAAATAGCATTACCTCTAGCAGTACCATCACTTGAAATAGCGCAAAACCATATAAAACACGTGATAAAATCACTAACCCAACCGACTCCTGCGCTTGTAAATAAAGCCCAAGCGCCCCTAAAATAAGTGCACATAACAAAGTGCTAGTGCGGCTTAATGTTGGCAGTGGTAAATGCTGCCTGAAATGGTTAAAAACCAGCATAACAAGCGCGGCAAAGGCAGGAACGGCGTATACAACAGCGCTTTGCAACGTACTGCTTTGTGCGTTTAATGCTTGCCAATGAGTAGTAAAGAAGGGACGAATTAAAAACGCGCTAAAATAAACCACCACACTTAAAAAGCAAAATTGCCAAATAAAATAGGGAATACGTTCTCGCGGTTTTTCAGTCGCTATTGCTTGCTGATAAATACCTGTTTTTAATGAATACATTAAGTAGGCGCATAATAAAACCTGAACTAGGTCACCGGCACTACTGAGTAATAACGCATAGCGTGGCTCTGCTAAACTAAAGAAATAACCACCAATTAAAGCACCACCAATCGCACCAAAATGCATCAATACAGAAAACAAACCAATAATAGATAAATGCTTAGTTTGTTGCTCCAATCGCAGTGCAAATGGGTATATAAGTAGGTAGCTTGCCTTTAGCACCAACATTAGTTGGTAGTAAATCCAAAACTCCCATACATTGGTCGCAAAGTAGCAAAGCAGGCCAAAACCAGCGGCTACTACTTGGGTTACTAACCATAAAGCCAATTCATTGTATTTTTTAGCGACCTTAGCCCATAGCGGCAAAGCCAGCATCACAGTAATACAACAGTTAGCCACAAAGAGGCCGATTAACGTGGCGTTACTAATAGCAAATTCACTAGCAAAAAATTGCGGATAAAACGGTAGCAGCAAGGTATCGCATACCACCGAAATAACCGTCAGCAAAATTAGCGCTAAACGAAGACTCATGCGGCGCTACTCTGCTGTTGTGCTGATAGGGTTACATCGCTTAAATCAAAGTTTTGAAAAGCAATTTTTTGCTCAACCTGATAAGGCGAATAACCTAAAATTTCACGTAAAATAATACTATTACGGTAGCAAGCCATACCTAAATCTGGTGTTACAAAACCATGAGTATGCTGCTCGGCATTTTGTACAAAAATACGTTTTTGTTCGCTATCTACCGCATATTCACGGCTTACTAAATAACGACCTTGCTCATCTTGGGGTAATTGGTGGGCAATATTATTTAAAAAAGCAGGGCGCTGATATTTAAAGCCCGTGGCGCAAATTAAAAAGTCGGTTTCTATTGAAAAGGGCTGCTCAAGCTCCTGATGATAAAACTCAGTCAGTAAACGCTTACCTACTTTTTGAGTACCTGTCAGCTTGCTGTTAGTTTTAAATGTAGTGGAAATTGGCCCATCAAGGCTTTGCGCGTAGAGGGTGTCGAAAATGTCGTTAATTAAATCGCCGTTAATGCCCTTAAATAGGTTTTTTTGGTTTTGATTGAGCCAATCTCGCTGCTCAGTTTTTAAATTATAAAAGTAATCTACATACTCAGGAGAGGTCATTTCAAGGGTGAGCTTAGTATACTCAAGCGGAAAATAGCGCGGTGAACGTGCTATCCAATCTAACTGCAAGCCTTGCGGTACTGCTTGCTGCAATAAGGTGTGGTAAATTTCTGCTGCACTTTGCCCAGCCCCTACCACAGTAACCCGTTTAGCTGCCTTTAATTCATCAAGCCGATGACAAAAATCGCTACTGTGCATTACGTTATTTGAGTTACTTTGCACAGCGCAATCAGGAATATACGGTGCAGGCCCTGTGCCCAAAACAATATGGCGAGTCACATAATGTTGCGTACCATTGGGGGTGTTACAGCTAACGGTATAACTCTCACTTTGCGGGCAAAATTCAACGTGAGTGACTGTTTGTTCAAAGTTAACATTTGAAAGCTGCGAGCAAACCCATTGGCAATATAAGTTGTATTCACGGCGCAATAAAAAAAAGCTTTCGCGAATATAAAACGGGTATAACCGATTATTCAATTTGGCATAATTTAAAAAGCTATATTGGCTGGTTGGATCTGCCATGGTTACTAAATCCGACATAAACGGAGTTTGTAATGTAACGCCTTCCAGCATCATTCCTGGGTGCCAGTCAAATTCACTACGTTGTTCTAAAAATAAGCTTTTTACATCTTCGAGCGGTTCACTTAAACACGCTAAAGATAAGTTAAATGGGCCAAGGCCAATAGCTATAAAATCGTAAGGTTGATTATCCATTATGCAATTTCCCTATAAGTTTGCCATGCAATGTGGCTAATTTGCTCAATAACAGCGCGTACATCAGATAATTGGCACTGCGCATTAAGCAATGTAAATTTAAGATAATGGCGGCCATTTATTTTTGTACGGGCAACCATGGCTTCACCGGTTTGTAAAAACGTTTGTCGTACATGCAGGTTTAAAGAGTCGAGTAAATCAAGGTCATGTTTTAAGTCATCAGGGGCAAATCTAAATACCAAGGCACTAAGCTCGGGGTAGTTAACTACTTCAAAGTCGGGATGGTCGTTAAGTACAATATGCGTTTGGCGCGCAAGACCAATAACTTTATCGAACGCACGGCCAAGTGGTGCTTCTCCAGTGGTGCGCAGTGTTAGCCATAACTTTAAGGCATCAAAACGGCGAGTGGTTTGTAGGCTTTTATCTACCAAATTAGGCGTGCCATTTCCGGCCTCTGCTAATGGGTTTAAATAATCGGCATATAAAGTAATGTGGCTAAAATGACGTTTGTCGCTTAATAAAAAGGCACTACAACTAACCGGTTGCATAAATGATTTGTGATAATCAATCGTTATTGAATCAACCAACTCAATGCCATTAAGCGCATTGCGATGGTGCTCACTCACCAACAAACCACCACCATAAGCGCCATCTACGTGGCACCATAGCTGCTCTTCTTTAGCTAGCATAGCAATATTATGGATTGGATCGATTGAGCCAAAATCGGTTGTGCCTGCGGTAATAACCACTGCAATGGGTAAATCACCTTGCGCTTTGCTTGTTGCTATGGCGGTTTTAAGTGCCTCCATATCCATTTGCATTTCGCTGTTTGTAGCCACCGGCACCACGGCGTTGTAACCTAAGCCCAGTAACGCCGCTGCTTTTTGAATACTAAAGTGCGCCACCTCAGAGCAGTAAATTTTAAAGCGCGAGGCAACAGCTGGTAAGCCCTGAAGTTTTACCTGATGTTCTGGCGCATAGCGGCTAACAGCCACTTCACGAGCAACTAACATTGCCATTAAGTTTGATTGTGTGCCACCACTAGTAAATACCCCATCGGCAGTGCTTGGCAATGCCGCTTTTTGGCATGTCCAATCAATCAGCTTTTGCTCAATTAAGGTCGCGCCTGCACTTTGATCCCACGTATCTACCGAGGTATTAATAGCGGCAATAATGTGTTCGGCCACCACAGCAGGATAGGTTACAGGGCAGTTTAAATGCGCCATATAACGCGGATGATGAAAATACACGGCATGATCTAAATACACGCCTTTTAGCTCTTCAAGCACCGCCGGAAAGTCAGCCAAAGGCTGTGATAAATCAACATCGTTTACTACTTTTGCTAACGCATTTACCGACACACCTGAAAATGGCTTTTGGGCTTTAGCCATCGCTTGCTGTACTGCCGACAGCCCTTGCAAAGACGCTATTTGATAATTAATGAACTGCTCTAAATTGAATTGTGGGGGCAGGCCGCTTTGTTCAAATACAGCCTGTTTTTCAATGGTATTAATATTTAACACTTGAGATTGAGACACATCAACATTCCTTGAGTACACTTTTTAGGTGCAAGGATCTTAATGATAACGATTCCTATTTACAATAATGAAAAAAGATTAGATAGCAACTTTTTTTAAATTAGAGCTAATAAGCTTGTCGTATATTTTTAACTAAAATCGATAAACTTCATTATTAAACGACAAGCATTACATGCAAAAAATAAACTTAAAAAAGAAAAAGTTAAGTAAATTATTTTAGCGGTAGCAAAGCTATGTTTAGCCATTACCACCTATTTAAATACGAGCAATAAATACGCAACTGAGCTTAATAATCATTATTTATGAAATATTTAATACAATATTTAAAGTATTGGCGGTTTTTCTGTTACGTTGGTGTTTGTATTAACGCTAAAGGACGTCATGATGGAAGTAAAGCAACTAGCTAGTCAGACCTTAATCGGCTTAAAAGTAAGAACCTGCAACGCCAATGAAATGAACGCTGGCACTGCAAATATAGCTGAACTTTGGCAAAAATTTGGTGAAAAGTTTGCCAACAGCCTCACCCAAAACACCAAAGTGTATGGTGTGTATACTAATTACGAAAGCGATCTCACAGGCGATTTTGACGTAATTGCCTGCTGCGATAATTTATCAATTAAACTCCCTGAAGCTAAAAAAGTAACCACCCAAGCGGGGCGTTATTTGGTATTTAAAGGTGAGGGTGAAATGCCCGATGCAGTAATAGATTTATGGGGCGAAATTTGGCAATACTTCAGCTCAGACGATTGCCGTTATGCCCGCACCTACACTAGCGACTTTGAGTACTATAAAAGCAGTAACGAAATAGAAATTGCCATTGCAATTAAAGACTAAAAAAGGCTAGGTTTGTAAGCGCAAACCTAGCCTTTCATTGGTGTTATTTAACCCCTGCCTGCCCACTAAATAACTGGTTATTACTTGCCAGCTTGGTTTTTAAATCATGTAAATTGCACGCCGTTATTGTAGGCTCAAGTTCCCAGGGATCAAAAATAGCCTCACTTGAGCGCTGTATCCACGCAGCACGCATACCATGCGATAACGCCCCTATAACATCAAACGGGTTACTCGATATCAACCAAGTATTAGCACCGGTTGAATGTGCCTCACGTAAAAAATGACTATAAACACCGGGGTTGGGTTTAAAGGTTTTAATATCATCGGCGCTCACCACGCCTTCAAAATAATCACTTATACCTGCGGTTTCGAGCAAGGTATTTACCGCACTGGCCGCACCATTAGAAAACGCAAACAACCGATAGTTTTGTGCTTTTAAGCTCTCAAGCCCTGCTTTAACATCATCAAATGCGGGTAGGGTTTTATATCGCGCTAACAACTGTGCTTTTTGCTCATCGCTTAATGACACCTTGTGCAGCAAACACGCATAATTAAGTGCCTGCTCAGTACACACCGAAAACGGCACATAGTTTTGCATTAAGCCACGTCTAAACGAGTATTCAAGCTGTTTTTCACGCCAAGTAGTCGAAAATGCATGCGCGTTGTCGCCAACCATATTTTCAAGTAACGACACCACGCCATGGGTGTTTATAAGCGTACCGTATACATCAAACGCCAGTGTAGTTGCCATTAATGACTCCTGTTTAAATCGTTGCTAAAACGCAATGTTATTGCTTCGCTTAATCACCTTATCAGTTAATAAAGTACAGTAACAACACCCGCGTTTTAAGCAGTTACTGTAAACCCCCGTTACGGTTTGGTTAAAAATAGCGCATGAGGAATAGGGATTTAAAGTGAATATTTCACCACCTAGGGGTTAAATATTAATAATTTACAGTACATGTTTGGGCGTTGCTTTGTTGGCAGTAATGAAAGTCTAAAAAATAAAACGCTTCAGCAGGCTTTATATTATGCTTAATTACGTCATACATTAACTGCGCACTGAGTCGCCCCATTTCATATGGATTTTGACCAACGTTTGATGAAGATAGCCCTTTGCTAAGCGCGTCTAATTGTATTTTTTCGGTATCTGCTGAAACAATAACAAGTTCTTTTGAATCAAGTTTATGTTTGTAGGGTGTCATCAAGTTTATATACTCAGTATTAAATTGCGCAAAACCAGCAACAGCAACAAACGCAGGAGGCTTTTCCATCTTAGTAAGGCTTTTTACTTGCTCTAAGGAGGCCCCCCTTTTTCCTAAACTATAAAGAGGGCAGCGGTTATACTCGCTCCAGCCATTTTCACCCGACAAGCGCTGACTACTTTGCCCAGAAAGCGCAAACCTAACACCTGCGATTCTTTTATTTAAGTTTGGTGCAGTAGGATGGCCAGATTGAATACAAATACGCTTATTTTCTTCACTTACTAAATTCTTTAATTGATTGCCTAACGCAACACCAAAGTCAAAATTATCAGTGCCAACGTAAGCCAGCCTGTACTGGTGATCTTTTGCTAATAAATCTGAGTCAAAAGTAATAACAGGAATGTTTTTTTCAAATAAATCTTTAAGGGCTCTCTCTACCAAATAATCAGAATCTGATATTGATACTAATAAACCATCAATCCCACTTTTCATCATGTCATTAATAATTAAAGCTTGGGTTCGAATATCTTGATAATCATCAGGCCCATCATACTTACAGGTAACGTCAGGCTGTGACTTTGCAAACTCGGTACACCCTTTGTACGCCTGAATATAAAAGCTATCGTTTTTAGTTTTTCCTACTATGCCAATGACAAATTGAGCATTTGCAAAAAATGGCAAACACAGCAGCACAAAAAATAATGAAAACGATATTTTAGGTTTGTAAATAGAACAAGAGCTGTAAATAAACTTAGGTTTAATAAAAAACAACGACCAATATCCTTAATTAAAACGGCATTAATTACAAATTGATATATCAGAATAGCACTTCAAAAAAATATAGCTACCCCATTGAATATAAATTAAAAAACCAAAAAATAATCCTTAACCGCAGTGCTTTTATACTAGGCGATGGTAATAGTAATTTTTTGCTAAACAAACAGCTTTGCATTCAATTGAGTGCTGTAAACCCCCGTTACGGTTTGGTTAAAAATACCGCATGGTAAGGTGGTTTTTAATCAAAAAATAAATCAGCAGCGCTTTTAAGTCAGAAACATTCGCGTTGTTTTAGGAAGGGTTGTTGAGTTCATAAGTGCTCGATAGCAATCAAAGAACGTAATAGTTAAAAGTAGGGTTTATTAGCCTATCTTTTCGGGGTAGGCTTGTGAGCAGTCAGGTGTGAGCAAAAAACGATCATTGAGATTGGATAAATATAATAGTTAATCAATTCATCAAACAGCTCTTTGCTCACATATTTATAAAAATTAGCAAATAGCGCATATTGCTCTATTTAATTTAACCTCACTTAAAATTTTTAGAAAACTTAATGATAGTAATACCTTAGGTTATTTGCTAAAACTATATAAAGTAGAAAAATGAGCGTGGCGTCGGCAGAAATATGCGCGATGAGCGAACTATTAAATTGTTATGTTTTTAGGAGTATGAATTGACTTTATCAGAAGCAATTTACCTTTGGTGTATCGGAGGTGGAGTTGTAGGTGCTCTTTTGAGATGGGGATTTCCCTATCTTTTTAAACGTGCCGATAAGCAAAATGAGTTTGAACCTATTAACCCTTGGGTTTCAGTAGCTTTTGGAGTTGCGATGGGGTTTGGAATAGCCATATTCTTCGAATCAGATTTGAAGAATGTCGAAGGTGTGCATATTGCTTACATAAAGAAACTTGGGTTGTTAAGTGCATTATTTGTAATGTCCACAATTGATAAATTAGATAAGTATTCTGCTGCGGCAACAAAGAACTTTATTAAGCCCAAAACATAACAAACCAAGTCAGCGGGACACTAACACGTAGGCTCCCGTCACTTCATTCCTTTTTTAGCCTACGTGTTGTTGCCCCTGCTTGGGGCGTTATAGGGCTAGGTGTTTAATCTAACCTCAGTGAATAATTAAAAGGATGAGTTATGGATAACCTTAAAGTACATCTTGAAAACTGTTACGGTATTTCTTCATTAGATAAAACGTTTGATTTAACTGCTGTAGGGAGAAAAGCTAAAGCTTATT is part of the Pseudoalteromonas sp. DL-6 genome and encodes:
- a CDS encoding aspartate aminotransferase family protein, encoding MSQSQVLNINTIEKQAVFEQSGLPPQFNLEQFINYQIASLQGLSAVQQAMAKAQKPFSGVSVNALAKVVNDVDLSQPLADFPAVLEELKGVYLDHAVYFHHPRYMAHLNCPVTYPAVVAEHIIAAINTSVDTWDQSAGATLIEQKLIDWTCQKAALPSTADGVFTSGGTQSNLMAMLVAREVAVSRYAPEHQVKLQGLPAVASRFKIYCSEVAHFSIQKAAALLGLGYNAVVPVATNSEMQMDMEALKTAIATSKAQGDLPIAVVITAGTTDFGSIDPIHNIAMLAKEEQLWCHVDGAYGGGLLVSEHHRNALNGIELVDSITIDYHKSFMQPVSCSAFLLSDKRHFSHITLYADYLNPLAEAGNGTPNLVDKSLQTTRRFDALKLWLTLRTTGEAPLGRAFDKVIGLARQTHIVLNDHPDFEVVNYPELSALVFRFAPDDLKHDLDLLDSLNLHVRQTFLQTGEAMVARTKINGRHYLKFTLLNAQCQLSDVRAVIEQISHIAWQTYREIA
- a CDS encoding substrate-binding domain-containing protein, which translates into the protein MFFIKPKFIYSSCSIYKPKISFSLFFVLLCLPFFANAQFVIGIVGKTKNDSFYIQAYKGCTEFAKSQPDVTCKYDGPDDYQDIRTQALIINDMMKSGIDGLLVSISDSDYLVERALKDLFEKNIPVITFDSDLLAKDHQYRLAYVGTDNFDFGVALGNQLKNLVSEENKRICIQSGHPTAPNLNKRIAGVRFALSGQSSQRLSGENGWSEYNRCPLYSLGKRGASLEQVKSLTKMEKPPAFVAVAGFAQFNTEYINLMTPYKHKLDSKELVIVSADTEKIQLDALSKGLSSSNVGQNPYEMGRLSAQLMYDVIKHNIKPAEAFYFLDFHYCQQSNAQTCTVNY
- a CDS encoding GyrI-like domain-containing protein, producing MEVKQLASQTLIGLKVRTCNANEMNAGTANIAELWQKFGEKFANSLTQNTKVYGVYTNYESDLTGDFDVIACCDNLSIKLPEAKKVTTQAGRYLVFKGEGEMPDAVIDLWGEIWQYFSSDDCRYARTYTSDFEYYKSSNEIEIAIAIKD
- a CDS encoding GNAT family N-acetyltransferase — its product is MYFSSFVTTLQHTGKVTMRLLQQTDMPTVCDWLKQPYAHFWGMQQQTEQQITKAYQDIIDTPHHQAYVIEQNNNLLALVELYSPEHESLMKAAYEVEPNDVGMHILLAPNTAPKRHFSFEMMQCVLQSIFAQNSAARVVVEPDIANSKIHTLNKRLGFVHTQQIQLGEKAAYLGFCNKAAFDRHSQLFTDSLAPLQTDYVIQPHWQWANRHLQAKALTELVHERLLAAETTKQGFKVNVEGGYFIFNGRAMALNHIDIDEPSLCFYNLNEELQPLDVLHFFSMQGPALGLTGKRLATYLEELNATLASACFKRENNTLTAAQLANLGLQKIEAAMSEGHPAFVANNGRIGFSKADFLRYAPEVGKPFKVLWLAAHKAVCDFAHSEYFADYPSHISDELDLTSRDAFNKALKAQNLNPDDYLLIPAHPWQYQHKLSVVFANELANQRLVYLGEGDDLYQAQQSIRTLYNCSHPHKPYLKVALSILNMGFMRGLSRAYMAVTPAINDWVFEKVSQDQQLAGANFTALREYATLGYAHHTFEQSALGDTPYRKMFACLWRENPNHNLNSDEQLTTMAALLHLDNNGQSLVGEWIAQSGLSTQQWLRAYFNAYLIPLVHCFFAHKLVFMPHGENLILKLKNSVPVGAYMKDIGEEVALLNSTEVLPAGVERIHVSMPKELELLSIFTDVFDCFFRYLVAILVREERITEHDFWQCVTQSVKAYQHANPALNERFKEYDFFSDEFAHSCLNRLQLGNNEQMVDLTDPAGSLQFAGNLNNPVSAKLYG
- a CDS encoding MFS transporter, whose product is MSLRLALILLTVISVVCDTLLLPFYPQFFASEFAISNATLIGLFVANCCITVMLALPLWAKVAKKYNELALWLVTQVVAAGFGLLCYFATNVWEFWIYYQLMLVLKASYLLIYPFALRLEQQTKHLSIIGLFSVLMHFGAIGGALIGGYFFSLAEPRYALLLSSAGDLVQVLLCAYLMYSLKTGIYQQAIATEKPRERIPYFIWQFCFLSVVVYFSAFLIRPFFTTHWQALNAQSSTLQSAVVYAVPAFAALVMLVFNHFRQHLPLPTLSRTSTLLCALILGALGLYLQAQESVGLVILSRVLYGFALFQVMVLLEVMLFAKSEPAHYGSDFAKVHIAQNIGVILASLLVGMSVEHLSTTVVFYFAAIGFASLAFILLWRVKAVARTARSAS
- a CDS encoding haloacid dehalogenase type II translates to MATTLAFDVYGTLINTHGVVSLLENMVGDNAHAFSTTWREKQLEYSFRRGLMQNYVPFSVCTEQALNYACLLHKVSLSDEQKAQLLARYKTLPAFDDVKAGLESLKAQNYRLFAFSNGAASAVNTLLETAGISDYFEGVVSADDIKTFKPNPGVYSHFLREAHSTGANTWLISSNPFDVIGALSHGMRAAWIQRSSEAIFDPWELEPTITACNLHDLKTKLASNNQLFSGQAGVK
- a CDS encoding SidA/IucD/PvdA family monooxygenase; its protein translation is MDNQPYDFIAIGLGPFNLSLACLSEPLEDVKSLFLEQRSEFDWHPGMMLEGVTLQTPFMSDLVTMADPTSQYSFLNYAKLNNRLYPFYIRESFFLLRREYNLYCQWVCSQLSNVNFEQTVTHVEFCPQSESYTVSCNTPNGTQHYVTRHIVLGTGPAPYIPDCAVQSNSNNVMHSSDFCHRLDELKAAKRVTVVGAGQSAAEIYHTLLQQAVPQGLQLDWIARSPRYFPLEYTKLTLEMTSPEYVDYFYNLKTEQRDWLNQNQKNLFKGINGDLINDIFDTLYAQSLDGPISTTFKTNSKLTGTQKVGKRLLTEFYHQELEQPFSIETDFLICATGFKYQRPAFLNNIAHQLPQDEQGRYLVSREYAVDSEQKRIFVQNAEQHTHGFVTPDLGMACYRNSIILREILGYSPYQVEQKIAFQNFDLSDVTLSAQQQSSAA